A single window of Meiothermus sp. DNA harbors:
- a CDS encoding response regulator transcription factor, which translates to MMSATAIRILLADDHPVVRAGLAGLLASQPDFVVVGEAANGLEALDLLRQQGADVVLMDLRMPQMDGVSAIRQIRAQFPKTQVLVLTTYDTDTEIVRAIEAGATGYLLKDVPREELFRAVRLCARGEAVLSPPIAARLLGRMRSPTEENLSLRELEVLSLVAKGLSNKEIARKLKISEATVKTHLLHTFEKLGVDDRTAAVTVALERGILRLEG; encoded by the coding sequence ATGATGAGCGCCACGGCCATCCGAATTCTGCTGGCAGACGACCACCCTGTGGTGCGGGCGGGCCTTGCGGGGTTGCTCGCCTCGCAGCCCGATTTTGTCGTGGTAGGGGAGGCTGCCAACGGCCTGGAGGCGCTGGATTTGCTGAGACAACAAGGGGCCGATGTGGTCTTGATGGATTTGCGCATGCCCCAGATGGATGGGGTGAGCGCTATCCGGCAGATCCGGGCCCAATTCCCCAAAACTCAGGTTCTGGTACTCACCACCTACGACACCGATACCGAGATTGTGCGGGCTATCGAGGCCGGGGCTACCGGCTACTTGCTCAAAGATGTTCCCCGGGAGGAACTCTTTCGGGCGGTGCGGCTTTGCGCTAGGGGCGAAGCAGTGCTTTCACCGCCCATCGCTGCAAGGCTGCTGGGCCGGATGCGCAGCCCTACTGAAGAAAACCTTTCCCTGCGCGAACTCGAGGTGCTCTCGCTGGTGGCCAAAGGGCTATCCAACAAAGAAATTGCCCGCAAGCTCAAAATCAGCGAAGCCACCGTCAAAACCCATCTGCTACATACGTTTGAAAAGCTAGGCGTAGATGATCGCACAGCAGCGGTCACGGTAGCGCTGGAAAGGGGTATTCTACGCTTGGAGGGCTAA
- a CDS encoding sensor histidine kinase translates to MSGAFKRFFAGRPVAQVVVLLTSLNLLTVLGFTLLVPARPLEVPPVLPWQDPVQTAWRVGAAVALLGVVLWAVRPGKRRVWEFALLVVVGVLVVAWLYQNYLPFLALGLVPVVARYWLPLWVVLLLVLGLGGLSAWWARQEPLQITFEILLSQGPQGNTAWSALPTPAEYPNLSLAFFLFVAFLYSGYALFTLELLVRETRAREELERTRRELEQASRQAGVLEERQRLAREIHDTLAQGFASIVVQLEAAEMASENETSAVRYLEQARNAAREGLSEARRMVWAMRPEILENTSLPEALERLLRRWQEESGVRAQFTLTGEPRPLHPELEVGLLRIAQEALANIRKHSRARQATLTLSYLDDLVLMDVQDDGVGLQPPTSGGFGLRSMRERVEALGGQMTVESEPGQGTTLAFSLPLYLERAKVVQ, encoded by the coding sequence ATGAGTGGGGCCTTCAAGCGCTTCTTTGCCGGCCGCCCGGTGGCGCAGGTGGTGGTGTTGCTAACCTCCCTCAACCTGCTGACGGTGCTGGGTTTTACCTTGCTGGTTCCGGCCCGCCCGCTCGAGGTGCCGCCGGTGCTGCCCTGGCAAGACCCCGTCCAGACGGCTTGGCGGGTCGGCGCTGCGGTGGCCTTGTTGGGGGTGGTTTTGTGGGCGGTGCGTCCCGGAAAGCGTCGGGTCTGGGAGTTTGCACTCTTGGTTGTGGTGGGGGTTTTGGTGGTAGCCTGGCTTTACCAGAACTACCTGCCTTTCTTGGCCCTGGGCCTGGTTCCGGTGGTGGCGCGCTACTGGCTGCCGCTGTGGGTGGTGTTGCTGCTTGTGCTGGGGCTAGGGGGCTTGTCGGCCTGGTGGGCTCGGCAGGAGCCGTTGCAAATCACTTTCGAGATTTTGCTGAGCCAGGGGCCGCAGGGCAACACCGCCTGGAGTGCTTTGCCCACCCCCGCCGAGTACCCCAACCTGAGTCTGGCCTTTTTTCTCTTCGTCGCTTTTTTGTATTCGGGCTATGCGCTTTTCACCCTCGAGCTCTTGGTACGCGAAACCCGGGCCCGGGAGGAGCTCGAGCGTACCCGCCGCGAGCTCGAGCAAGCCTCGCGTCAGGCCGGGGTGCTGGAGGAGCGCCAGCGCCTGGCCCGCGAGATTCACGACACCCTGGCCCAGGGCTTTGCCAGCATCGTGGTACAGCTCGAGGCTGCCGAGATGGCCTCGGAGAACGAGACCTCTGCCGTGCGTTACCTGGAGCAAGCCCGCAATGCCGCCCGCGAGGGCCTTTCGGAGGCCCGCCGCATGGTCTGGGCTATGCGCCCGGAAATTCTGGAGAATACCTCGCTGCCCGAAGCGCTGGAGCGCCTGCTCCGGCGTTGGCAGGAGGAGAGTGGGGTCAGGGCCCAGTTCACTCTTACCGGCGAGCCGCGCCCGCTGCACCCCGAGCTCGAGGTGGGCCTGCTGCGCATCGCCCAGGAGGCCCTGGCCAACATCCGCAAGCACTCCAGGGCCCGTCAGGCCACCCTGACCCTTTCGTACCTGGACGATTTGGTGCTCATGGATGTGCAAGACGATGGGGTGGGCCTGCAACCGCCCACCTCAGGCGGTTTCGGCCTGCGCTCCATGCGCGAGCGGGTCGAGGCATTGGGCGGACAGATGACCGTGGAAAGCGAACCCGGACAGGGCACCACCCTGGCCTTCAGTCTGCCTTTGTATCTCGAAAGGGCTAAAGTGGTGCAATGA
- a CDS encoding YeeE/YedE family protein, with protein sequence MAEPKQAARPQYGLLLLGFLAVIWLYWLLPVAQGLLLLLGVGLGISLFHARFGFSSAFRQLLSVGQGRALQAHMLLLAVTATLFALLFALGQGLGGQPLTGYLAPIGPGLLLGAFLFGVGMQLAGGCASGTLYATGGGSLIGLVALVGFIAGSVLGAWNLEFWTLGPGAVGSLPPISLAERLGLWGALALTLGCVGGLALLAEWIIRKRQPPPLFQPRGPKGWARILRGTWPLWVAALVLAVLNAAVLYVSGRPWGVTYGLTLWGSQAVEALGLAQPAFWGFWNGQSPLELSPLGHPTSLTNLGILLGALLSAAAAGVFGKNPPLAWKTLLAAVIGGLLMGYGARLAYGCNIGAYIGGVASFSLHGWVWLVMALLGTGAGLLLRPWFGLKNPKPTDSVC encoded by the coding sequence TTGGCAGAGCCAAAGCAAGCGGCCCGGCCCCAGTACGGACTGCTGCTGTTGGGCTTTTTGGCGGTGATCTGGCTGTATTGGCTGTTGCCGGTAGCGCAAGGGCTACTGCTCTTGCTGGGAGTGGGGCTCGGGATCAGCCTATTCCACGCTCGGTTTGGCTTTAGCTCGGCTTTCCGTCAGCTACTGAGCGTGGGACAGGGACGAGCTTTGCAGGCCCATATGCTGTTGCTGGCCGTTACCGCAACCCTGTTCGCTCTTTTGTTTGCCCTGGGCCAGGGGTTGGGGGGCCAGCCGCTAACCGGCTACCTAGCACCCATTGGGCCCGGATTGCTCTTAGGAGCTTTTTTGTTTGGGGTTGGGATGCAGTTAGCCGGGGGATGTGCCTCAGGAACGCTGTACGCTACCGGCGGCGGCAGTTTGATTGGACTGGTTGCCCTGGTTGGCTTTATCGCGGGCTCGGTGCTGGGTGCCTGGAACCTCGAGTTTTGGACGCTGGGACCGGGAGCAGTCGGAAGCCTACCCCCTATATCGCTGGCAGAGCGCTTAGGACTCTGGGGAGCACTGGCCCTAACGCTGGGATGCGTAGGGGGATTGGCGCTGTTGGCCGAGTGGATCATCCGCAAGCGGCAACCCCCACCTCTTTTTCAGCCTCGAGGGCCCAAAGGCTGGGCCCGAATCTTGCGCGGCACCTGGCCACTATGGGTGGCGGCTTTGGTGCTGGCCGTGCTCAACGCAGCCGTTCTTTACGTGAGTGGACGCCCCTGGGGGGTCACCTATGGCCTGACCTTGTGGGGTTCGCAGGCCGTGGAAGCCCTGGGCCTGGCCCAACCTGCCTTCTGGGGTTTCTGGAACGGACAATCGCCCCTCGAGCTCTCTCCCCTGGGGCACCCTACCAGCCTCACCAACCTGGGCATCCTGCTTGGGGCCCTGCTGAGCGCGGCGGCAGCCGGGGTATTTGGCAAAAACCCGCCTTTGGCTTGGAAAACACTGCTGGCAGCCGTGATCGGAGGCTTGCTCATGGGCTACGGAGCCCGGCTGGCCTATGGCTGCAACATCGGGGCCTACATCGGCGGGGTAGCCTCCTTTAGCCTGCACGGCTGGGTCTGGCTGGTCATGGCCCTGTTGGGTACCGGGGCCGGTCTACTGTTGCGCCCTTGGTTTGGGTTGAAAAACCCCAAACCCACCGACTCGGTTTGCTAA
- a CDS encoding DUF4249 family protein, whose translation MKKTLGLVALLGLLAACGGGDNSGGNTAPSAPNTVAGLITDIGSGARLAGVTVRVVGSSRTTTTDSRGEFILQNLPAGLVKLDFEKAGYAPGHGIAESASSAQTVVVALKKEGSEQGYNPTQARTLFQHTEAGPYAVIFQPNSLDTTDTNLRVVVTPLDPTKEDTALPGDLVAGGASPTPLAPVTFAEFSILDSQNRRINLKPGSSAMVELPIPPELRSRYRIGDKIHCYAYNPQTGRWEDFVEGTVERSSVDGTTPVLRASIRHFSWYGGAPAVQDQECLDIVVRNRFGPLEGAVVTARPGLRAVTNRLGQASITIEKGVPVNFTATKTYTDTFVDANGNLIPKPGAKVIDIGRVEERDLIGLDGKNYSRTPGPCPSGSSQSVRTAATNPLPIRVAPAPEGFFQATALLQPGGVAFVQLEKGIPNADGDLENAEPASGANITITDNAGKTATLSELSPGIYMANNLTVEPGKRYTLSIDADGNGSVDGSGSAFAVGNVAWSNLVNGGSYSAASLTATWSDSVASQPGYSALYQVTFQRNGGSGVSDFAVYVGSERSFEPRAQTSPPTPLAPGTYTVTLNAFSGAFSGSGLNITDNITGVGMQGQIYSIQSVNPITITLTGP comes from the coding sequence ATGAAGAAGACCCTTGGTTTAGTTGCATTGTTGGGCTTGTTGGCAGCTTGTGGAGGCGGCGACAACAGCGGGGGCAACACCGCCCCCAGCGCGCCCAACACGGTGGCCGGTCTGATTACCGATATTGGCTCCGGGGCGCGGCTTGCAGGCGTGACGGTGCGGGTGGTGGGCAGCAGCCGTACCACCACCACCGACAGCCGGGGGGAGTTCATCCTGCAAAACCTGCCGGCCGGCCTGGTTAAGCTGGACTTCGAGAAGGCGGGCTACGCCCCAGGGCACGGCATCGCCGAGTCGGCCAGCAGCGCCCAGACGGTGGTGGTGGCCCTCAAGAAGGAGGGCAGCGAGCAGGGCTACAACCCCACGCAGGCCCGCACCCTGTTCCAACACACCGAGGCCGGCCCCTACGCCGTGATCTTCCAGCCCAATAGCCTCGACACCACCGATACCAACCTGCGGGTGGTGGTCACCCCGCTCGACCCCACCAAGGAAGATACCGCCCTCCCCGGCGACCTGGTGGCCGGGGGGGCCAGCCCCACCCCGCTGGCCCCGGTGACCTTTGCCGAGTTCAGCATCCTCGACTCGCAAAACCGCCGCATCAACCTCAAGCCCGGCTCCAGCGCCATGGTGGAGCTGCCCATCCCCCCCGAGCTGCGCAGCCGCTACCGGATTGGCGACAAGATTCACTGCTACGCCTACAACCCCCAGACCGGGCGCTGGGAAGACTTTGTGGAGGGCACCGTGGAGCGCTCGAGCGTGGACGGCACTACTCCGGTGCTCAGGGCCAGCATCCGGCACTTCTCCTGGTACGGGGGTGCGCCGGCGGTGCAGGATCAGGAATGCTTGGATATCGTGGTGCGCAACCGCTTTGGGCCGCTCGAGGGTGCCGTGGTTACGGCGCGTCCGGGGCTGCGGGCCGTCACCAATCGCTTAGGACAAGCCTCCATCACTATAGAAAAGGGTGTGCCGGTCAACTTCACGGCCACCAAAACCTATACCGATACCTTTGTGGATGCCAACGGCAACCTGATCCCCAAACCGGGGGCCAAAGTTATAGACATCGGCCGGGTCGAAGAGAGAGACTTAATTGGGCTGGACGGCAAGAACTATAGCCGCACGCCAGGCCCGTGTCCGAGCGGTTCGAGCCAGTCGGTGCGAACCGCAGCCACCAACCCTTTGCCCATCCGGGTAGCCCCGGCTCCGGAGGGTTTCTTCCAGGCCACTGCGCTGTTGCAGCCGGGAGGGGTGGCCTTTGTGCAGCTCGAGAAGGGTATCCCCAACGCCGACGGCGACCTCGAGAATGCCGAACCCGCCAGCGGGGCCAACATCACCATTACCGACAACGCCGGCAAAACCGCGACCCTCAGCGAGCTATCGCCTGGAATCTACATGGCCAATAACTTAACCGTCGAGCCCGGCAAGCGCTACACCCTGAGCATAGACGCCGACGGCAACGGCAGCGTGGATGGCAGCGGTTCGGCCTTTGCCGTGGGCAACGTGGCCTGGAGCAACCTGGTCAACGGCGGGAGCTACAGTGCGGCCAGCCTGACGGCTACCTGGAGCGACAGCGTGGCCAGCCAGCCCGGCTATAGTGCCTTGTACCAGGTCACCTTCCAGCGCAACGGCGGCTCGGGGGTTTCCGACTTTGCGGTTTACGTGGGCTCGGAACGCAGCTTCGAGCCGCGGGCCCAGACCAGCCCGCCCACCCCGCTCGCGCCGGGCACCTATACCGTTACGCTCAATGCGTTTAGCGGTGCGTTCAGCGGCAGCGGCCTCAACATCACCGACAACATCACCGGGGTGGGGATGCAGGGCCAGATTTACAGCATTCAGTCGGTGAACCCCATCACCATCACCCTCACCGGGCCGTAG
- a CDS encoding DUF6683 family protein → MNRNILALSVFLLLSAGQAQYIAGGWGAPVQSFGNIYQANVYMAYNNLMLASQMAANKAVLQAVIKRSQQKQGGSAQAATPRTTFRPGPKRLLVQAFAQSLTQNKAQQAELVKVFELGLELYEDEARRAGKPNDVAMAFTYFVGVCYFVYTDEEPSERALSGLWGAVEEAFAGSLEFKKATATERQSLYELFVQMATLPLAGYSVATQENDAALKKTYQEIAGGLLSVVLGVKPEQLRFTDKGLELR, encoded by the coding sequence ATGAACAGGAACATTCTGGCATTGTCGGTGTTTTTACTGCTGAGCGCGGGGCAGGCCCAGTACATCGCTGGGGGATGGGGCGCTCCCGTACAGAGTTTTGGCAACATTTACCAGGCCAACGTCTACATGGCCTACAACAACCTCATGTTGGCAAGCCAGATGGCCGCCAATAAGGCTGTTTTGCAGGCGGTCATCAAGCGTAGCCAGCAAAAACAAGGAGGGAGCGCCCAGGCTGCGACTCCTAGGACTACCTTTAGACCTGGCCCCAAACGGCTGCTGGTGCAGGCTTTCGCACAATCTCTAACCCAGAACAAAGCCCAGCAAGCCGAGCTTGTTAAGGTATTCGAGCTTGGACTCGAGCTCTACGAGGACGAAGCCCGACGGGCGGGCAAGCCCAACGACGTGGCTATGGCTTTTACCTATTTTGTAGGGGTCTGCTACTTTGTCTACACCGATGAAGAGCCCTCGGAGCGGGCGCTGTCGGGTTTGTGGGGGGCAGTGGAGGAAGCCTTTGCAGGCTCGCTCGAGTTCAAAAAAGCCACCGCGACAGAGCGCCAGAGTCTGTATGAGCTTTTTGTACAGATGGCTACCCTTCCTCTGGCCGGCTACTCGGTAGCAACGCAAGAAAACGATGCAGCCCTGAAAAAGACCTACCAGGAAATTGCCGGAGGGCTGCTCTCGGTGGTGCTGGGGGTGAAGCCAGAGCAGCTCCGGTTTACCGATAAGGGCCTCGAGCTGCGCTAA
- a CDS encoding S8 family peptidase, with protein sequence MYARWLLGGVLMALLTACPGGSGNIGGTVTLGSSITGQRQIDPQPGKLRRTGEARFVPGEVLVEFRGGVSLQAVGSLRLLVRGRPVELQQVRPLGLPHTALYRADVSEAETPALLAALRSRPDVASADLNWLEQPLATPNDTNYSLQWHYPAINLPQAWDRTTGSNSVVVAILDTGVLFRSDNAAQSHPDIGNRLVPGYDMVSPISGSNPLANAGDGNGRDPDPFDSGDEQSTGYHGTHVGGTVGAATNNNQGVAGVDWTARLLHVRVIGLLGATVADQIDAILWAAGESVPGVPANANPAKVINMSLGGKSPCTTARQNAINQVTNTGVVIVVAAGNENDDASLYSPAGCANVITVGATDYAGARAPYSNYGARVDVMAPGGDVSQDLNNDNFADGVLSLGFNEQTQQFIYKFENGTSMAAPHVAGVVALMKALNPNLDTAQTLQILKSTARPLNQAQCNRPSGSDCGAGLIDANAALAAVQGGTTSSFSLSTASTILTVQPGSSVTVPITISRSGGFSGAVSLSLSGAPSGVSGSFNPASTTLNDSTLALSVGNSVPNGTYALTVRGTSGSIFASLPLSLRVGSGTNASVQGTLVLACFVANGDCDPNRSKAIEIIQGGTSAGYTIPDLTEGDYAVLGWKDLNNNDNVDQGDYLGGVVDNAGNLRAVRPGDLQANFQLDALSDDLSRLAPGVLQSLERARAK encoded by the coding sequence ATGTATGCAAGGTGGCTATTGGGCGGGGTGTTGATGGCGCTACTCACGGCTTGTCCTGGAGGGTCGGGCAACATCGGCGGTACGGTGACGCTGGGATCCAGCATCACCGGGCAGCGCCAGATCGACCCCCAGCCGGGCAAACTTCGGCGCACCGGCGAAGCGCGTTTTGTGCCGGGCGAGGTACTGGTGGAGTTTCGGGGAGGGGTGAGCCTGCAAGCGGTGGGTAGCCTGCGGCTACTGGTACGGGGCCGGCCCGTGGAACTCCAGCAGGTGCGGCCTTTGGGCCTGCCCCACACCGCCCTCTACCGGGCCGATGTGAGCGAAGCCGAAACCCCGGCTTTGTTGGCAGCCCTTCGTAGCCGGCCCGACGTGGCCTCCGCCGACCTGAACTGGCTCGAGCAGCCCTTGGCCACCCCCAACGACACCAACTACAGCCTGCAGTGGCACTACCCGGCCATCAACCTGCCCCAGGCCTGGGATCGCACCACGGGTTCCAACAGCGTGGTGGTGGCCATCCTCGATACCGGGGTGCTCTTCCGCTCGGACAATGCGGCCCAGTCCCACCCGGACATTGGCAACCGCCTGGTACCCGGCTACGACATGGTCTCGCCCATCAGCGGCTCTAACCCCCTGGCCAACGCGGGCGACGGCAATGGCCGCGACCCCGACCCCTTCGATTCCGGCGACGAACAGAGCACCGGCTACCACGGTACGCACGTGGGCGGCACCGTGGGGGCCGCCACCAACAACAACCAGGGCGTGGCGGGGGTCGACTGGACGGCCCGTCTTCTGCATGTGCGGGTGATTGGGTTGCTGGGGGCTACCGTGGCTGACCAGATTGACGCCATCCTGTGGGCCGCTGGCGAGTCAGTACCGGGGGTGCCAGCCAACGCCAACCCGGCCAAGGTGATCAACATGAGCCTGGGCGGCAAGAGCCCCTGCACCACGGCCCGCCAGAACGCCATCAACCAGGTGACGAACACGGGGGTGGTGATTGTGGTGGCCGCAGGCAACGAAAACGACGACGCCTCGCTCTATAGCCCGGCCGGTTGCGCCAACGTCATCACCGTGGGGGCCACCGACTATGCGGGGGCCCGCGCCCCGTACTCCAACTACGGCGCCCGTGTGGATGTGATGGCCCCGGGCGGCGATGTGAGCCAAGACCTCAACAACGACAACTTTGCGGACGGGGTGCTGAGTCTGGGTTTCAACGAACAGACCCAGCAGTTCATCTACAAGTTCGAGAACGGCACCTCGATGGCCGCGCCCCATGTGGCGGGGGTGGTGGCCCTGATGAAGGCCCTCAATCCCAACCTCGACACCGCCCAGACCCTGCAGATCCTAAAATCGACTGCAAGACCCCTGAACCAGGCCCAGTGCAACCGGCCCAGCGGCAGCGACTGCGGGGCGGGCCTGATTGATGCGAATGCGGCCCTGGCTGCGGTGCAGGGCGGCACGACCTCGAGCTTCAGCCTGTCCACTGCCAGTACCATCCTGACCGTTCAGCCGGGTAGCAGTGTGACCGTACCCATTACCATCAGCCGCAGCGGTGGCTTTAGCGGTGCGGTGAGCCTGAGCCTTTCGGGTGCACCCAGCGGGGTGAGCGGGAGCTTCAACCCGGCCAGCACCACCCTGAACGACAGCACACTCGCCTTGAGCGTGGGCAATAGCGTCCCCAACGGCACCTACGCTCTCACGGTGCGGGGCACCTCGGGCAGTATCTTTGCCAGCCTGCCCCTGAGCCTCCGGGTGGGGAGCGGCACCAACGCCAGCGTGCAGGGAACCCTTGTGCTGGCTTGTTTTGTGGCCAACGGCGACTGCGACCCGAACCGTTCCAAGGCCATCGAGATCATCCAGGGCGGTACCTCGGCCGGCTACACCATCCCCGACCTGACAGAGGGCGACTATGCGGTGCTGGGCTGGAAAGACCTCAACAACAACGACAATGTAGACCAGGGCGATTACCTGGGCGGGGTGGTGGACAACGCCGGCAACCTGAGGGCCGTCCGGCCCGGCGACCTGCAGGCCAACTTTCAGCTCGACGCGCTGAGCGACGACTTGTCGCGGCTGGCTCCAGGGGTATTGCAAAGCCTCGAGCGGGCTCGAGCCAAGTAA